From the genome of Chthoniobacterales bacterium, one region includes:
- the rbfA gene encoding 30S ribosome-binding factor RbfA, whose product MKHRLARVAEILKRELSMIILREVPADGALITVNAVDVSPDLRNATVHVGILGTAAQQRAALERLEHHRPVLQAECAKRVVLKFTPHLQFKLDESVERGTRVLDILDEIGEAGEESGT is encoded by the coding sequence ATGAAACACCGTCTGGCCCGCGTTGCCGAAATCCTCAAGCGCGAACTCAGCATGATCATCCTGCGGGAGGTTCCCGCGGACGGCGCGCTGATCACCGTGAACGCGGTGGACGTCTCGCCCGACTTGCGCAATGCCACAGTCCACGTCGGGATCCTGGGCACGGCCGCACAGCAAAGGGCCGCACTCGAACGCCTCGAGCACCATCGCCCCGTGTTGCAGGCCGAGTGCGCCAAGCGAGTGGTCCTGAAGTTCACGCCGCATTTGCAATTCAAGCTCGACGAGTCGGTGGAGCGGGGCACGCGGGTCCTCGATATTCTGGATGAGATCGGGGAAGCGGGAGAGGAGTCGGGAACATGA